CGCCTTGAACTCTTCGACGACTCCATGCCCATCACCGCGGGCAACTTCCGGAAGCTCGCGGAGAAGGGCTTCTACAACGGCGTGATCTTCCACCGAGTGATTCCCGGCTTCATGATCCAAGGCGGCGACCCCACGGGGACGGGCAGGGGCGGCCCCGGCTACACGATCAAGGACGAACTGCCCCCGAGCAACCACAATGCCCGCGGCACGATCTCCATGGCGAAC
The sequence above is drawn from the Thermoplasmata archaeon genome and encodes:
- a CDS encoding peptidylprolyl isomerase, encoding MSHVQLETTLGTIRLELFDDSMPITAGNFRKLAEKGFYNGVIFHRVIPGFMIQGGDPTGTGRGGPGYTIKDELPPSNHNARGTISMAN